Proteins encoded by one window of Kribbella flavida DSM 17836:
- a CDS encoding permease, with product MSTPADSAEAPDSPVATGDTAPPVGPPPATSDAPSNQPAGDSGEPPHGDAHGEEQKEPAASSIAFTATLIVLVGLALFGRRLFAGLFTDDGVRTWATMFVGVTVQALPFLVLGVLLSAALTAFVPASFFAKALPKHPALAVPVASASGVILPGCECASVPVSAALMARGVTPAAAIAFLLSAPAINPVVLASTAVAFPGQPKVVIARAVTSLGVSMLIGWLWLLTGKGGSWLRMPKSRHAEGTGRLEVFRSSMLHDFLHAGGFLVVGAAAAATLNVVVPREWLDTVASNLLLSVVVLGLLAVLLAICSEADAFVAASLTQFSLTARLAFMVVGPIVDVKLIALQAGTFGPKFAVRFAPATFLVAILASLVVGWWLL from the coding sequence ATGAGCACGCCTGCCGACTCCGCCGAGGCGCCGGATTCTCCCGTCGCGACAGGCGATACCGCGCCCCCGGTCGGCCCGCCGCCGGCCACCTCCGACGCACCCTCCAACCAGCCCGCCGGCGACTCCGGCGAGCCCCCGCACGGCGACGCGCACGGCGAGGAGCAGAAGGAGCCGGCCGCGTCCTCGATCGCGTTCACCGCGACCTTGATCGTGCTGGTCGGCCTCGCGCTGTTCGGGCGCCGGCTCTTCGCCGGGCTGTTCACCGACGACGGTGTCCGGACCTGGGCGACCATGTTCGTCGGCGTGACGGTCCAGGCGCTGCCGTTCCTGGTGCTCGGCGTGCTGCTGTCCGCCGCACTGACCGCGTTCGTGCCGGCCTCCTTCTTCGCCAAGGCGCTGCCGAAGCACCCGGCCCTCGCCGTACCGGTGGCCAGTGCGTCGGGCGTGATCCTGCCGGGCTGCGAATGCGCCTCCGTGCCGGTGTCGGCCGCGCTGATGGCCCGCGGCGTCACGCCCGCCGCGGCGATCGCGTTCCTGCTCTCGGCGCCCGCGATCAACCCGGTCGTGCTGGCCTCCACCGCCGTGGCCTTTCCCGGTCAGCCGAAGGTCGTGATCGCGCGGGCGGTGACCTCGCTCGGGGTGTCGATGCTGATCGGCTGGCTCTGGCTGCTGACCGGCAAGGGCGGTTCCTGGCTGCGGATGCCGAAGAGCCGGCACGCGGAGGGCACCGGCCGGCTCGAGGTCTTCCGGTCGTCGATGCTGCACGACTTCCTGCACGCCGGTGGCTTCCTCGTCGTCGGCGCGGCCGCCGCTGCGACGCTCAACGTGGTGGTCCCGCGCGAGTGGCTCGACACCGTCGCGAGCAACCTGCTGCTCTCGGTCGTCGTGCTCGGCCTGCTGGCGGTGCTGCTGGCGATCTGCTCCGAGGCGGACGCGTTCGTGGCGGCGAGCCTGACCCAGTTCTCGCTCACCGCGCGGCTGGCGTTCATGGTGGTCGGGCCGATCGTGGACGTGAAGCTGATCGCGCTGCAGGCCGGCACGTTCGGCCCGAAGTTCGCCGTCCGGTTCGCGCCGGCCACCTTCCTGGTGGCGATCCTGGCCAGTCTTGTCGTGGGATGGTGGTTGCTGTGA
- a CDS encoding serpin family protein — translation MDANVVTAVNSLTSRWARTLAPGNTVISGLGLWPLLALLATAADEPGRAELSEAAGVDASTAASQAVDLIRTVDSATDLHAALGVWVHQQLKLSETFDSVIPTELTGTLTGDLTGDKATLDAWAAEHTDHLIREMPLQVTPDLAVVLASALSLRTTWARPFREQIKRIPTGPWSGSWHWLDRTDRDLDAVRVYDDPAAGPLTVITVQGDADVDVLLAIASPEAAQPDVLAGLLAAAARPAAGRPGSMLVQQGQPGQQLAPALTITQTTSPTPEVNLSLPSFAVQAEHDLLAQRELFGLTAVTSDPGAQGHFSAISPDPLVVGQANQTVLARFYATGFEAAAVTAMGMMRTSVSVTQSRRLDVALTQPFAFTALHRETRLPVVAGWIASPTEPE, via the coding sequence ATGGATGCCAACGTCGTGACCGCGGTCAACAGTCTCACCTCCCGCTGGGCGCGCACCCTCGCGCCCGGCAACACCGTCATCTCCGGCCTCGGCCTGTGGCCGTTGCTCGCGCTGCTGGCGACCGCTGCCGACGAGCCGGGGCGTGCGGAGCTGTCCGAAGCCGCCGGCGTCGACGCATCCACCGCCGCCTCCCAAGCCGTCGACCTGATCCGCACGGTCGACTCCGCCACCGACCTGCACGCGGCCCTGGGGGTCTGGGTCCACCAGCAGCTCAAGCTCAGCGAGACGTTCGACAGCGTCATCCCGACCGAGCTCACCGGGACGTTGACCGGTGACCTGACCGGCGACAAGGCCACACTGGACGCCTGGGCCGCCGAGCACACCGATCACCTGATCCGCGAGATGCCGCTGCAGGTCACCCCCGACCTCGCCGTCGTGCTCGCCTCGGCGCTCTCCCTGCGCACCACCTGGGCCCGCCCGTTCCGCGAGCAGATCAAGCGGATCCCGACCGGCCCCTGGTCCGGCTCCTGGCACTGGCTCGACCGCACCGACCGCGACCTCGACGCCGTCCGCGTGTACGACGACCCGGCCGCCGGCCCGCTGACCGTGATCACTGTCCAGGGGGACGCCGACGTCGACGTTCTGCTCGCCATCGCTTCTCCCGAGGCAGCCCAGCCTGACGTCCTCGCCGGTCTGCTCGCGGCAGCTGCCAGGCCTGCCGCCGGTCGCCCCGGGTCGATGCTCGTGCAGCAAGGTCAGCCCGGTCAGCAGCTGGCCCCGGCCCTCACGATCACCCAGACCACGTCACCGACTCCCGAGGTCAACCTCTCCCTGCCGTCCTTCGCCGTCCAGGCCGAGCACGACCTGCTGGCCCAGCGCGAGCTTTTCGGCCTCACCGCCGTCACGTCCGACCCCGGTGCCCAGGGCCACTTCAGCGCCATCAGCCCGGACCCGCTCGTCGTCGGCCAGGCGAACCAGACGGTGCTCGCCCGGTTCTACGCCACCGGCTTCGAAGCCGCCGCCGTGACCGCGATGGGCATGATGCGCACGTCCGTGTCCGTCACCCAATCCCGCCGCCTCGACGTAGCCCTCACCCAGCCCTTCGCCTTCACCGCCCTGCACCGAGAAACCCGCCTCCCCGTGGTCGCCGGCTGGATCGCCAGCCCCACCGAGCCCGAGTAG
- a CDS encoding TetR/AcrR family transcriptional regulator, whose translation MSRETLLADAVEHFARHGIGDASLRSIATAIGTSHRMLIYHFGSRDGLLAEVVRTVEQQQRDLLAQLDAEDLSVEQQAEQFWRRVTEASLVYGPLFFELSAHAMQGLPHTEALKADLITVWLPPLTDLCVKAGVPPDQAPAYARLGLAAARGLLFDLLLTDDRPAVDEASALLNRLFTLPSPS comes from the coding sequence GTGAGCCGGGAGACTCTGCTCGCCGACGCGGTCGAGCACTTCGCCCGGCACGGGATCGGCGACGCGAGCCTGCGCAGCATCGCGACCGCGATCGGCACCAGCCACCGCATGCTGATCTACCACTTCGGCTCCCGCGACGGACTGCTGGCCGAGGTGGTCCGCACCGTCGAGCAGCAGCAACGCGACCTGCTCGCGCAGCTGGATGCCGAGGATCTTTCGGTCGAGCAGCAGGCGGAGCAGTTCTGGCGCCGCGTCACCGAGGCGAGCCTGGTCTACGGCCCGCTCTTCTTCGAGCTCTCCGCCCACGCCATGCAGGGACTCCCCCACACCGAGGCCCTGAAGGCCGACCTCATCACGGTCTGGCTGCCACCGTTGACCGACCTGTGCGTGAAGGCAGGCGTCCCTCCCGACCAGGCCCCGGCGTATGCCCGGCTCGGGCTGGCCGCCGCCCGCGGCCTGCTCTTCGACCTGCTGCTCACCGACGACCGTCCGGCCGTTGACGAAGCTTCCGCCCTGCTCAACCGCCTCTTCACCCTGCCCAGCCCGAGCTGA
- a CDS encoding SRPBCC family protein — MRFEHSITIDAPAERVWAVFSDVARWPEWLPTVDAVERLDEGPLRVGSRARIRQPKLAVAVWEVTHFKDGEYFEWVSRGPGIRTTGGHRVVSTPAGTVATGTIIQEGPLAWLLGRLYAKLTDQYVALELETLKKVTEG, encoded by the coding sequence ATGCGCTTCGAGCACTCCATCACCATCGACGCCCCGGCCGAACGTGTCTGGGCGGTTTTCAGCGACGTTGCCCGCTGGCCCGAGTGGCTGCCGACCGTGGACGCCGTCGAGCGGCTCGACGAGGGCCCGCTCCGGGTCGGTTCACGAGCCCGCATCCGCCAGCCGAAGCTCGCCGTCGCGGTGTGGGAGGTGACGCACTTCAAGGACGGCGAGTACTTCGAATGGGTGTCCCGCGGCCCGGGGATCCGGACCACCGGCGGGCACCGGGTGGTCAGTACGCCGGCCGGCACGGTCGCGACCGGGACGATCATCCAGGAGGGCCCGCTGGCTTGGCTGCTCGGCCGGCTCTACGCGAAGCTCACCGACCAGTACGTGGCCCTGGAACTGGAGACCCTGAAGAAGGTCACCGAAGGGTGA
- a CDS encoding PhzF family phenazine biosynthesis protein has translation MTTLDVQVVRVFVDSSGAFGNPLGIVDGRQVPDADRQAVAAQLGYSETVFVDEAEAGRIRIFSATAEMPFAGHPTVGAAWWLHSQGHRTDVLRVPAGEVPVTRADGYTFVRAHATWGSTFDWHQLDTPPDVLAASPAEYSAGHTFLWAWQDEPAGRVRARVFAPAMGVPEDEATGSAATQLTARLGRNLHIVQGAGSELLTTLLPDDWTTVGGRVLPAPARTFTY, from the coding sequence GTGACCACCCTCGACGTCCAGGTGGTCCGCGTCTTCGTGGACTCCTCCGGCGCCTTCGGCAACCCGCTCGGCATCGTCGACGGGCGGCAGGTCCCGGACGCCGACCGTCAGGCCGTCGCCGCGCAGCTCGGTTACAGCGAGACGGTTTTCGTCGACGAGGCCGAGGCCGGCCGGATCCGGATCTTCAGCGCCACGGCCGAGATGCCGTTCGCCGGTCACCCGACGGTCGGTGCCGCCTGGTGGTTGCACTCCCAGGGCCACCGCACCGACGTACTGCGCGTCCCGGCCGGCGAGGTACCGGTCACCCGCGCCGACGGCTACACCTTCGTCCGGGCCCACGCGACCTGGGGCAGCACGTTCGACTGGCACCAGCTGGACACCCCGCCGGACGTGCTGGCCGCCTCGCCCGCGGAGTACTCGGCGGGGCACACATTCCTGTGGGCGTGGCAGGACGAGCCGGCCGGCCGCGTCCGCGCCCGGGTGTTCGCCCCCGCGATGGGTGTGCCCGAGGACGAAGCCACCGGTTCCGCCGCCACTCAGCTCACCGCCCGCCTCGGCCGGAACCTCCACATCGTGCAAGGCGCCGGCTCCGAGCTGCTGACCACGCTCCTGCCCGACGACTGGACAACCGTCGGCGGCCGCGTCCTGCCTGCGCCCGCCCGCACCTTCACCTACTGA
- a CDS encoding nitrilase-related carbon-nitrogen hydrolase, whose product MAEIVRAALVQTSWTGDQESMIKAHEEYARQAAAAGAEVICFQELFYGPYFCQLQDPKFYEYAESVPGPTVERFQALARELGLVMVLPVYEQEQPGVLYNTAAVVDADGKYLGKYRKTHIPQVKGFWEKFYFRPGNLGYPVFDTAVGRIGVYICYDRHFPEGWRALGLAGAKIVFNPSATHRGLSSYLWQLEQPASAVANEYFIGAINRVGIESDYGDNDFYGSSYFVDPEGKFVGDLGHDHDPELIVRDLDLGLLDTVRDRWQFYRDRRPDAYGDLTAP is encoded by the coding sequence ATGGCGGAAATCGTGCGGGCGGCGTTGGTGCAGACCTCGTGGACCGGCGACCAGGAGTCGATGATCAAGGCGCACGAGGAGTACGCGCGTCAGGCGGCGGCGGCCGGGGCCGAGGTGATCTGTTTCCAGGAGCTGTTCTACGGGCCGTACTTCTGCCAGCTGCAGGACCCGAAGTTCTACGAGTACGCCGAGAGTGTGCCCGGGCCGACGGTCGAGCGGTTCCAGGCGCTGGCCCGGGAGCTCGGCCTGGTGATGGTGCTGCCGGTGTACGAGCAGGAGCAGCCCGGGGTGCTCTACAACACCGCCGCGGTCGTCGATGCCGATGGCAAGTACCTCGGCAAGTACCGGAAGACGCACATCCCGCAGGTGAAGGGGTTCTGGGAGAAGTTCTACTTCCGGCCCGGCAACCTCGGCTACCCGGTGTTCGACACCGCGGTCGGCCGGATCGGCGTCTACATCTGCTACGACCGGCACTTCCCGGAGGGGTGGCGGGCGCTCGGACTGGCCGGGGCCAAGATCGTGTTCAACCCGTCCGCGACGCACCGCGGCCTCTCGTCGTACCTGTGGCAGCTGGAGCAGCCGGCCTCGGCGGTGGCCAACGAGTACTTCATCGGCGCGATCAACCGGGTCGGCATCGAGTCCGACTACGGCGACAACGACTTCTACGGGTCGTCGTACTTCGTGGACCCCGAGGGCAAGTTCGTCGGCGACCTCGGGCACGACCACGACCCGGAGCTGATCGTGCGCGACCTCGACCTGGGCCTGCTCGACACGGTCCGCGACCGCTGGCAGTTCTACCGCGACCGCCGGCCCGACGCGTACGGGGACCTGACCGCACCGTAA
- the hydA gene encoding dihydropyrimidinase, whose protein sequence is MSLLVKGGTVVGPTGTQVADVLVEGERIVALLDPQYAGPVQADEVIDATGKYVVPGGIDAHTHMELPFGGTAASDTFDTGTRAAAFGGTTTIIDFAVQRTGEVVQDGLAAWHAKAEGNCHVDYAFHMILGGVDADALKAMDQLVADEGITSFKLFMAYPGVFYSDDGQILRAMQTARENGAMIMMHAENGIAIDVLVQQALARGETDPIHHGLTRPTALEAEATNRAIALAEVAQDCPLYIVHLSASQALEHVAAARDDGRNVFAETCPQYLYLTLEDQLGAPGFEGAKWVCSTPLRSKHESHARDLWKGLRSNDLAIVSTDHCPFCFKDQKELGRGDFSKIPNGIGGVEHRVDLVYQGVVDGQLSLERWVETIATTPARMFGLYPRKGVIQPGADGDLVVYNPNGTTRISAETHHMNLDHSAYEGFEVKGRVDTVISRGTVIVADGNYHGRKGHGRYLRRGLSSYLV, encoded by the coding sequence ATGTCGTTGCTGGTCAAGGGTGGGACCGTCGTCGGACCGACGGGGACGCAGGTCGCCGACGTCCTGGTCGAAGGCGAGCGCATCGTCGCGCTGCTCGACCCGCAGTACGCCGGGCCGGTGCAGGCCGACGAGGTGATCGATGCCACCGGCAAGTACGTGGTGCCGGGCGGGATCGACGCGCACACCCACATGGAGCTGCCGTTCGGCGGGACCGCGGCCAGCGACACCTTCGACACCGGCACCCGGGCAGCGGCGTTCGGCGGGACCACGACGATCATCGACTTCGCCGTGCAACGGACCGGTGAGGTGGTGCAGGACGGGCTCGCCGCCTGGCACGCCAAGGCCGAAGGCAACTGTCACGTCGACTACGCGTTCCACATGATTCTCGGCGGCGTCGACGCCGACGCGCTGAAGGCGATGGACCAGTTGGTCGCCGACGAGGGCATCACCAGCTTCAAGCTGTTCATGGCCTATCCCGGGGTGTTCTACTCCGACGACGGCCAGATCCTGCGGGCGATGCAGACCGCACGGGAGAACGGCGCGATGATCATGATGCACGCCGAGAACGGCATCGCGATCGACGTGCTCGTGCAGCAGGCCCTGGCCCGCGGCGAGACCGACCCGATCCACCACGGCCTCACCCGGCCGACGGCGCTGGAGGCGGAGGCGACCAACCGGGCGATCGCGCTGGCCGAGGTCGCTCAGGATTGCCCGCTCTACATCGTGCACCTGTCGGCGAGCCAAGCGCTGGAGCACGTCGCCGCCGCCCGGGACGACGGCCGCAACGTGTTCGCCGAAACCTGCCCGCAGTACCTGTACCTGACCCTGGAGGATCAGCTCGGCGCGCCCGGCTTCGAAGGCGCCAAGTGGGTCTGCTCGACGCCGCTGCGCAGCAAGCACGAGTCGCACGCGCGCGACCTGTGGAAGGGGCTGCGCAGCAACGACCTCGCGATCGTGTCGACCGACCACTGCCCGTTCTGCTTCAAGGACCAGAAAGAGCTCGGCCGCGGCGACTTCTCCAAGATCCCGAACGGCATCGGCGGCGTCGAGCACCGCGTCGATCTGGTCTACCAGGGCGTGGTCGACGGGCAGCTGTCGCTGGAGCGCTGGGTGGAGACGATCGCGACGACGCCGGCCCGGATGTTCGGCCTCTACCCGCGCAAGGGCGTGATCCAGCCCGGCGCCGACGGCGACCTGGTGGTCTACAACCCGAACGGCACCACCCGGATCAGCGCCGAGACCCACCACATGAACCTGGACCACTCCGCCTACGAGGGGTTCGAGGTCAAGGGCCGGGTCGACACGGTGATCTCGCGCGGCACGGTGATCGTGGCTGACGGCAACTACCATGGCCGGAAGGGACACGGGCGGTACCTGCGGCGCGGGCTGTCGTCGTACCTGGTCTGA
- a CDS encoding TIGR03842 family LLM class F420-dependent oxidoreductase, with protein sequence MDFGVVFQCDPPASAVVELAVQAERAGFSYVWTFDSHLLWQEPFVLYPQILAATRSVLVGPMVTNPGTRDWTVIASQFATLNETFGNRTICGIGRGDSALRTLGAQPGTLAELKQCVEVVRGLARGETVSYRGQELKFGWVSAGALDVWVAAYGPKALAVTGQVGDGYILQLADPDIAAWMIAAVRRSAEQAGRDPAAIKFCVAAPAYVGHDLEHQRDQTRWFGGMVGNHVADIVARYGTTGGIPQALTDYIKDRQGYDYAEHGRAGNSHTAFVPDEVIDRFCVLGPVENHLARLAELTAIGVDQFALYLQHDAKEETLAAYGRDIIPYV encoded by the coding sequence GTGGACTTCGGAGTGGTGTTCCAGTGCGACCCGCCGGCCTCGGCGGTGGTGGAGCTCGCGGTCCAGGCCGAGCGGGCCGGGTTCAGCTACGTCTGGACGTTCGACTCGCACCTGCTCTGGCAGGAACCGTTTGTCCTCTACCCCCAGATCCTCGCCGCCACCCGCAGCGTGCTGGTCGGCCCGATGGTCACCAATCCCGGTACCCGCGACTGGACCGTGATCGCGTCCCAGTTCGCCACCCTCAACGAGACGTTCGGCAACCGCACGATCTGCGGCATCGGCCGCGGCGACTCCGCGCTGCGCACGCTGGGTGCGCAGCCGGGCACGCTCGCCGAGCTCAAGCAGTGTGTCGAGGTGGTCCGGGGCCTGGCCCGCGGTGAGACAGTCAGTTACCGCGGCCAGGAGCTCAAGTTCGGCTGGGTCTCCGCGGGCGCGCTGGACGTGTGGGTCGCGGCGTACGGGCCAAAGGCGCTGGCCGTGACCGGGCAGGTCGGCGACGGGTACATCCTGCAGCTGGCCGATCCCGACATCGCCGCCTGGATGATCGCGGCGGTCCGCCGCTCCGCCGAGCAGGCGGGTCGCGACCCGGCGGCGATCAAGTTCTGCGTTGCCGCGCCGGCGTACGTCGGGCACGATCTGGAGCACCAGCGCGACCAGACCCGGTGGTTCGGCGGCATGGTCGGCAACCACGTCGCCGACATCGTCGCCCGCTACGGCACGACCGGCGGTATCCCGCAGGCCCTGACCGACTACATCAAGGACCGGCAGGGCTACGACTACGCCGAGCACGGCCGCGCCGGCAACAGCCACACCGCCTTCGTGCCCGACGAGGTGATCGACCGCTTCTGCGTGCTCGGCCCGGTCGAGAACCACCTCGCCCGGCTGGCGGAGTTGACGGCGATCGGCGTCGACCAGTTCGCCCTCTACCTCCAGCACGACGCCAAGGAGGAGACGCTCGCCGCCTACGGCCGCGACATCATCCCGTACGTCTGA
- a CDS encoding carbohydrate ABC transporter permease — protein sequence MATIQRSRADRTGSVLRYAVLVVGAVLFLLPFYLLVRNGLSTEQDITSPSWTFFPSSLQWSNVVDLFNDPAVPMARSLVNSLVISVVQTIGVLVISGLAGYGLARIPFRYANAVFYFIVATLLIPAAVTFVPSFVLVSTLGWVSTLRGLIVPGLFQAFATFLFRQYFLGFPRELEEAAQLDGTAYWGTFWRIVVPNSTGFIAAIGTITFIGSWNAFLWPLVIAPDRNAWTVQIALSTFLTAQTINLPQLFVAATIAILPLLVMFVFLQRWIVEGVERSGISE from the coding sequence ATGGCCACGATCCAGCGATCCCGCGCGGACCGGACCGGCTCCGTCCTGCGGTACGCCGTGCTCGTCGTCGGCGCGGTGCTCTTCCTGCTGCCGTTCTACCTGCTCGTGCGCAACGGGTTGTCGACCGAGCAGGACATCACCTCGCCGTCGTGGACGTTCTTCCCGTCGTCGCTGCAGTGGAGCAACGTCGTCGACCTGTTCAACGACCCGGCGGTGCCGATGGCGCGCAGCCTGGTCAACTCGCTGGTGATCTCGGTGGTCCAGACCATCGGCGTCCTGGTGATCTCCGGACTGGCCGGCTACGGGCTGGCGCGGATCCCGTTCCGGTACGCGAACGCGGTGTTCTACTTCATCGTCGCCACCCTGCTGATCCCGGCCGCGGTGACGTTCGTGCCGAGTTTCGTGCTGGTCTCCACGCTCGGCTGGGTCAGCACGTTGCGCGGGCTGATCGTCCCCGGCTTGTTCCAGGCGTTCGCGACGTTCCTGTTCCGGCAGTACTTCCTGGGCTTCCCGCGCGAGCTGGAGGAGGCGGCGCAGCTCGACGGTACGGCGTACTGGGGAACGTTCTGGCGCATCGTCGTGCCGAACTCCACCGGCTTCATCGCCGCGATCGGCACGATCACCTTCATCGGCTCCTGGAACGCGTTCCTGTGGCCGCTGGTGATCGCCCCGGACCGCAACGCCTGGACGGTGCAGATCGCGCTCTCCACGTTCCTGACCGCGCAGACCATCAACCTCCCCCAGCTGTTCGTCGCCGCCACGATCGCGATCCTGCCGTTGCTGGTGATGTTCGTCTTCCTGCAGCGCTGGATCGTCGAAGGCGTCGAGCGTTCCGGAATCAGCGAGTAG
- a CDS encoding carbohydrate ABC transporter permease, with the protein MSSPAPLGARLRGRHDRNLWFAVFVGPFVLGLLVFVYVPIVWSVVLSFFDARNTVTPTDFVGLGNYLDMLRDAAFRSSLLTFVVFAVFIVPTTFVVSLGLALMVHRTRFAQTFFRSVFFLPTACSYVVASLVWKLSIFNGVRFGLANTVLGWFGAEPVPWLSVTQPPWYWLVIVTARMWLQAGFYMILFLAGLQRIAPSLYEAAAIDGATGWKVLRYLTLPQLRATSTAVLLLLLINAFQAFDEFYNLLASDGQYPPYARPPLVYLYYAALGQGQDFGHGSAGAVLLTLLIALVALVQGRFLGLGRRED; encoded by the coding sequence ATGTCGTCGCCGGCTCCGCTCGGTGCCCGGTTGCGCGGCCGGCACGACCGCAACCTGTGGTTCGCCGTGTTCGTCGGGCCGTTCGTGCTCGGCCTGCTGGTGTTCGTCTACGTCCCGATCGTCTGGTCGGTGGTGCTGAGCTTCTTCGACGCCCGCAACACCGTCACGCCGACCGATTTCGTCGGCCTGGGCAACTACCTGGACATGCTGCGGGACGCGGCGTTCCGGTCCAGCCTGCTCACCTTCGTGGTGTTCGCGGTGTTCATCGTGCCGACCACGTTCGTGGTGTCGCTCGGGCTGGCGCTGATGGTCCACCGGACCCGGTTCGCGCAGACGTTCTTCCGGTCGGTGTTCTTCCTGCCGACCGCCTGCTCGTACGTCGTCGCCTCGCTGGTCTGGAAGTTGTCGATCTTCAACGGGGTCCGGTTCGGTCTGGCGAACACCGTGCTCGGCTGGTTCGGCGCCGAACCAGTCCCCTGGCTCTCGGTGACGCAACCGCCCTGGTACTGGCTGGTGATCGTCACCGCCCGGATGTGGCTGCAGGCCGGGTTCTACATGATCCTGTTCCTGGCCGGGCTGCAGCGGATCGCGCCGTCGCTGTACGAGGCGGCCGCGATCGACGGCGCGACCGGCTGGAAGGTGCTCCGCTACCTCACCCTGCCGCAACTGCGGGCGACATCGACCGCCGTCCTGCTCCTACTCCTGATCAACGCGTTCCAGGCGTTCGACGAGTTCTACAACCTGCTGGCCAGCGACGGGCAGTACCCGCCGTACGCGCGACCGCCGCTCGTCTACCTGTACTACGCGGCGCTCGGTCAGGGCCAGGACTTCGGTCACGGCAGTGCCGGCGCCGTCCTGCTCACGTTGCTGATCGCGCTGGTCGCGCTCGTCCAGGGCCGGTTCCTGGGCCTCGGCCGGAGGGAGGACTGA